In Caldisphaera lagunensis DSM 15908, a single genomic region encodes these proteins:
- a CDS encoding PadR family transcriptional regulator produces the protein MPKERKKMLKGIISLMILKILYEKPVHGYEMNKEISLKIGEELSPGYIYVLLKIMLKKGLIVAKQDSNVRGQRLTEYRITEKGIEFLKKHKNVLEKGKSMIDEILDTINKIEQKSS, from the coding sequence ATGCCCAAAGAAAGAAAAAAGATGCTAAAGGGTATAATATCATTAATGATACTTAAGATATTATATGAAAAACCTGTTCATGGATATGAAATGAATAAGGAAATATCATTAAAAATAGGTGAAGAGCTATCTCCTGGATATATTTATGTTTTATTGAAGATTATGCTGAAGAAGGGATTAATTGTAGCTAAACAAGACAGCAATGTAAGAGGCCAAAGATTAACAGAGTATCGTATAACTGAAAAGGGAATAGAGTTTCTTAAAAAACATAAAAATGTATTAGAAAAAGGTAAGTCAATGATAGATGAAATATTAGATACTATAAATAAGATTGAACAAAAATCAAGCTAG
- a CDS encoding arginine--tRNA ligase, producing the protein MDNPLVKTIDTITTTLSNDLKISHEEAFRFLMEPVKEEYADFSFPIKRFLNNADNLISDIVEVLRDNNLDIVNIQLQSGFLNLKFDEINLFKKTADYIKNGGTFKTKITDKPLSIVVEHTSANPIHPLHMGHARNACIGDTLSRILKSRGHKVNRRFYIDDMGRQVIIAALGFKILNETPSELSKRLNIKSDKLVGWVYAVSSTTLDAMEAKKKNDIEEAEKLSSVLARLKSQDQGNLFDKLFEGLTSLSDPEKEISNMMLNYEKGVEPDKSLIRNMTKSVIDGFIETLSRLSIEFDNMDWESDLVWNGLVDQIVNIAKNNKYFTKFKDADAINIPLIINEIVKNDENISKILKLPKGFELPPLIIRRSDGSTLYTTRDIAYSIFKFKETSADKVINVIGADQKLPQLQIRLALLGLGFKKEALNMIHYNYEIVRLPGKSMHGRRGEYVTLDEVLDEIKNKAIEELKIRNQNIDDETAKEIAEKISVGTLRFSMVQLNSSKPLTFDVKKAIDLKENSGPYLQYTYVRALNILEKHGKINYNDIDYGSISNKLRRSILIKSLKYPLIAAKAADDLSPEDLLSFLISLSDLFNQWYENDSVIYESNYGIKEGKALLVEIVKNVLDEGLNLLGIPTLNRI; encoded by the coding sequence ATGGATAATCCACTTGTTAAAACGATAGATACAATAACTACAACTCTGTCAAACGATCTAAAAATCAGCCATGAAGAGGCTTTTAGATTTTTAATGGAACCTGTAAAGGAAGAATACGCAGATTTCTCTTTTCCAATCAAAAGATTCTTGAATAACGCAGATAACTTAATATCTGATATTGTTGAAGTATTAAGAGATAATAATCTAGATATAGTTAATATCCAGCTTCAATCAGGGTTCCTTAATTTAAAATTTGATGAGATAAACCTGTTCAAAAAAACAGCTGATTACATAAAAAATGGAGGGACTTTTAAAACTAAAATAACTGATAAACCATTAAGTATAGTTGTTGAACATACAAGTGCTAATCCAATTCATCCTTTACATATGGGCCATGCAAGGAATGCATGCATAGGAGATACACTTTCCAGAATTTTAAAATCAAGAGGACATAAAGTTAATAGAAGGTTTTATATAGATGATATGGGTAGACAAGTCATAATAGCAGCCCTTGGTTTTAAAATATTAAATGAAACCCCATCAGAATTGTCAAAAAGGCTAAACATAAAATCAGACAAACTTGTTGGTTGGGTATATGCTGTTTCCAGCACAACATTAGATGCGATGGAGGCAAAAAAGAAAAATGACATAGAAGAAGCAGAAAAATTATCTTCTGTTCTAGCTAGATTGAAATCTCAAGATCAAGGAAATTTATTCGATAAGTTATTTGAAGGTTTAACTTCGCTTTCGGATCCAGAAAAAGAAATATCTAACATGATGTTAAATTATGAAAAAGGTGTTGAGCCAGACAAGAGTTTGATTAGAAATATGACCAAAAGTGTAATAGATGGTTTCATAGAGACATTAAGTAGATTATCTATAGAATTCGATAATATGGATTGGGAAAGCGATTTAGTATGGAATGGTTTAGTTGATCAAATCGTAAATATCGCTAAAAATAATAAGTATTTTACGAAATTCAAAGATGCAGATGCAATCAACATCCCTTTAATAATAAATGAAATTGTAAAAAATGATGAAAACATATCAAAAATACTAAAATTGCCTAAGGGATTTGAATTACCGCCTTTAATAATAAGAAGAAGCGATGGATCTACATTATATACAACAAGAGATATTGCATATTCTATTTTTAAATTTAAAGAAACGAGTGCAGATAAAGTAATTAACGTAATTGGAGCAGATCAGAAATTACCCCAATTACAAATTAGACTTGCTTTACTTGGTTTAGGTTTTAAAAAAGAAGCTCTTAATATGATTCATTATAATTATGAAATAGTAAGGTTGCCTGGAAAATCAATGCATGGAAGAAGGGGAGAGTATGTAACATTAGATGAAGTACTAGATGAAATAAAAAATAAGGCAATTGAGGAATTAAAAATTAGAAATCAAAATATAGATGATGAAACGGCTAAAGAAATAGCAGAAAAAATATCTGTTGGCACATTAAGGTTTTCTATGGTTCAACTTAACTCTTCAAAACCATTAACATTTGATGTTAAAAAAGCTATAGATCTAAAAGAGAATAGCGGACCATATTTACAATATACTTATGTTAGAGCGCTTAATATATTAGAAAAACATGGAAAAATAAATTATAACGATATCGATTATGGAAGCATAAGCAATAAATTAAGGAGATCAATTTTAATTAAATCGTTAAAATATCCATTAATAGCTGCAAAAGCTGCAGATGATTTATCTCCTGAAGATCTTCTAAGTTTCTTAATATCATTATCAGATTTATTTAACCAATGGTATGAAAACGATAGTGTTATATATGAAAGCAATTATGGAATTAAAGAAGGAAAAGCCTTATTGGTTGAAATTGTCAAAAATGTATTAGATGAAGGTCTTAATTTGTTAGGTATACCAACTCTAAACAGAATTTAA
- a CDS encoding HAD family hydrolase: MKGAIFDLDGTLASTAKAHKIAWELSLKQLGFNSNIDMEYLLGKRAMDIALLLIEQAGINDPDLKNKMAKKLLEVKNSIFAPYIMKYAEPMPCAIELINKLKQNNVKILVVTSSLRITAIKVLEKIKINPDVLISSDDVIKGKPDPEPTLAALKKSSLDANDILFAVGDTIYDIISFSKAGIKTIYLTKGDIIVPIDENLLKEYHAIKIDSLCDIIKISNI; the protein is encoded by the coding sequence TTGAAAGGGGCTATATTTGATTTAGATGGTACGCTAGCAAGCACTGCCAAAGCACATAAAATAGCATGGGAACTTTCATTAAAACAACTCGGATTTAATTCAAATATTGATATGGAATATTTATTAGGTAAAAGGGCAATGGACATAGCATTATTATTGATAGAGCAAGCAGGGATAAATGATCCCGATTTAAAAAATAAGATGGCAAAGAAATTATTAGAAGTAAAGAACTCTATTTTTGCCCCCTATATAATGAAATATGCTGAACCTATGCCATGCGCTATTGAACTTATCAATAAACTAAAACAAAACAACGTTAAGATATTAGTTGTAACGTCTTCTTTAAGGATTACTGCCATCAAAGTATTAGAAAAAATAAAAATTAATCCAGATGTTTTAATTTCAAGCGATGATGTTATTAAGGGTAAACCTGATCCAGAACCTACACTTGCCGCTTTAAAAAAATCCTCTCTAGATGCTAATGATATTTTATTTGCAGTTGGAGATACAATATATGATATTATCTCTTTTAGTAAAGCTGGAATAAAAACCATTTATTTAACTAAAGGAGACATAATAGTTCCAATAGATGAAAACTTATTAAAAGAATATCATGCAATTAAAATCGATTCATTATGTGATATAATAAAAATTTCTAATATCTAA
- a CDS encoding MarR family transcriptional regulator, which translates to MRKSYLKVTVNLDLIAEELKRLNKRYITIKDFSRYFGISNKTSGKILKHLEKMGYVKRYSTSAYSIIGDSA; encoded by the coding sequence ATGAGAAAAAGCTATTTAAAGGTCACAGTAAACTTAGATTTGATAGCTGAAGAATTAAAGAGACTTAATAAAAGGTATATTACTATAAAAGACTTTTCAAGATATTTTGGGATATCAAATAAAACATCAGGAAAAATATTGAAACATCTAGAAAAAATGGGTTATGTAAAAAGGTATTCAACATCAGCTTACTCTATTATTGGAGACTCTGCTTAA
- a CDS encoding pyridoxal-phosphate dependent enzyme translates to METDKNYKFKCIKCGFESYEEVLKCPRCGGPIQIVYDNLEWVIDSKIPSMWRYKSLLPKSDKIISFNEGLTPIRKIFGVLCKLETNNPTGLYADRASSIIVSSFKNKIIETRYEEDFTLSLAYYSKKAGIKLKVNVIPDNVDPQDLIIIAKLGSDISFINEMEKMELEYENPYTIEGLKTISYEIYEKNPKVEKIYVPAQSGTLVYALSKGFYEIKQIKKDFNEYELIAVKLRHSNIPEILNYSKYKIKISEVSSKEALESMIHLSKKGFNLKPLASSAYALAKIEGNGISIITGNRKISMHESKKYSELKKDIMNIFSDNKKRTAYEIWLELNKYSLKGIYKSLNMMVNNGELCEEPILRGERKIKVYWKCEDSLL, encoded by the coding sequence ATGGAGACAGATAAGAATTACAAGTTTAAATGTATAAAATGCGGTTTCGAATCATATGAAGAAGTATTAAAATGCCCAAGATGCGGAGGGCCGATCCAAATTGTTTATGATAATCTAGAATGGGTAATTGATTCAAAAATTCCATCTATGTGGAGATATAAAAGCTTACTTCCTAAATCTGATAAAATAATTAGTTTTAACGAGGGACTTACTCCTATAAGAAAAATTTTTGGTGTTTTGTGCAAATTAGAAACTAATAATCCAACAGGATTATATGCAGATAGGGCTTCATCAATCATAGTTTCTTCTTTTAAAAATAAAATAATAGAAACTAGATATGAAGAAGATTTTACTTTATCATTGGCCTATTATTCAAAGAAAGCTGGGATTAAATTAAAAGTAAACGTTATACCTGATAATGTAGACCCCCAAGATTTGATAATAATAGCAAAACTAGGCTCTGATATATCGTTTATAAATGAAATGGAAAAAATGGAATTGGAATATGAAAACCCCTATACAATAGAAGGATTAAAAACAATATCATATGAAATTTATGAAAAAAATCCTAAAGTAGAAAAAATTTATGTCCCAGCGCAATCTGGAACATTGGTATATGCATTAAGTAAAGGATTTTATGAAATAAAACAAATAAAAAAGGATTTTAATGAATACGAATTAATAGCAGTTAAACTCCGTCATAGTAATATACCAGAAATATTAAATTATTCCAAATACAAAATAAAAATTTCTGAAGTATCATCTAAAGAAGCTTTAGAGTCTATGATACATTTGTCTAAAAAAGGGTTTAATTTAAAGCCATTGGCATCTTCAGCATATGCGTTGGCTAAAATTGAAGGTAATGGAATCTCCATTATAACAGGAAATAGAAAAATATCCATGCATGAGAGTAAAAAATATTCTGAATTAAAAAAAGACATAATGAATATATTTTCTGATAATAAGAAAAGAACTGCATATGAAATTTGGTTGGAGCTTAATAAATATTCACTTAAAGGTATTTATAAATCATTAAATATGATGGTAAACAATGGAGAATTATGTGAAGAACCTATATTAAGAGGAGAAAGGAAGATAAAGGTATATTGGAAATGTGAAGATTCTTTACTTTAG
- a CDS encoding macro domain-containing protein, with product MHMFKLNNTVILIKLGDITQEEVEAIVNPANSYLIMGGGVAGAIKKKGGKIIEEEALKYSPIDIGKAVLTNAGKLKARFVIHSPTMKYPGELTNENNVRSSIKAALKIALEKGIKSIAFPGMGTGVGGISYNLGAKILIEEIKEFVEKNDHFEIIEIVAYEKEFYDELEKYAVSLLSNRI from the coding sequence ATGCACATGTTTAAGTTAAACAACACAGTCATATTAATAAAATTGGGTGATATAACTCAAGAAGAAGTTGAGGCTATTGTGAATCCAGCTAATTCATATCTAATTATGGGTGGAGGAGTTGCTGGTGCTATAAAAAAGAAAGGAGGAAAAATTATAGAAGAGGAAGCATTAAAATACTCTCCAATAGACATAGGGAAAGCAGTATTAACCAATGCAGGAAAGTTGAAAGCAAGATTTGTTATACATTCCCCTACAATGAAATATCCTGGTGAATTAACCAATGAAAATAATGTTAGGTCTTCAATAAAAGCAGCTTTAAAAATTGCATTAGAAAAGGGAATAAAATCTATAGCATTTCCTGGAATGGGTACTGGTGTTGGAGGTATTTCATATAATTTGGGTGCAAAAATTCTTATAGAGGAGATAAAAGAATTTGTTGAAAAAAATGATCATTTTGAAATAATAGAAATTGTTGCATATGAAAAAGAATTTTATGATGAATTAGAAAAATATGCGGTTTCATTGCTAAGTAATAGGATATAA
- a CDS encoding PLP-dependent aminotransferase family protein, whose product MDIYETLTSDIKINMAFGYPGPEPFQHKKISELSHKFINQEGEAVLQYSPATGLSYVKETVKNFLINKGIKINDEEELILTPGGTSSIYYTFFSLLNNKDFIITESPTFVGALNTIRFIKANILPIDIDIDGINVYALEEKLKQAIENRKKVKAIYLNPTAHNPTGVIMSDERRKHLIEIANKYDLLIIEDDPYGFFVFDTDKRFTSLKTLDTEGRVIYMGTFSKILAPGLRLGYIVANKAITDAIESLITMTAINPSTLSQFIAMYAIKEGVVDETIENARKVYRKKRDVLIEALEEYMPKGSEWYKPKGGLFAFVYLPKGVDTTEMLPTAINKGVAYVPGRNFFADGSGGNAMRINFSYPSIDKLREGIKIIGETAKEMMKH is encoded by the coding sequence ATGGACATATACGAAACCCTTACATCAGATATTAAAATAAATATGGCTTTTGGTTATCCTGGTCCGGAACCTTTTCAGCATAAAAAAATTTCGGAGCTATCCCATAAATTTATAAATCAGGAAGGTGAAGCTGTTTTACAATATTCTCCAGCAACAGGGTTGAGCTATGTTAAAGAAACAGTTAAAAATTTTTTAATAAATAAAGGCATAAAAATAAATGATGAAGAAGAATTAATATTAACTCCAGGAGGTACCTCTAGTATTTATTATACATTTTTTTCATTGTTAAACAATAAAGATTTCATAATTACAGAATCGCCTACTTTTGTAGGTGCTCTTAATACAATAAGATTTATCAAGGCTAATATCTTACCAATTGATATAGACATTGATGGAATCAATGTCTATGCTTTAGAGGAAAAATTAAAGCAAGCAATTGAAAATAGAAAGAAGGTTAAGGCCATATATTTAAATCCAACAGCACATAATCCCACAGGAGTTATAATGAGTGATGAAAGGAGGAAACATTTAATAGAAATAGCAAATAAATATGATTTGCTAATAATTGAAGATGATCCATATGGTTTCTTTGTGTTTGATACAGATAAGAGATTTACTAGCCTTAAGACGTTAGATACTGAAGGTAGAGTAATCTACATGGGTACATTTAGTAAAATACTTGCACCAGGATTAAGGCTAGGATATATAGTAGCAAATAAAGCAATTACAGATGCTATAGAATCATTAATTACCATGACAGCTATCAATCCTTCAACTCTTTCTCAATTTATTGCAATGTATGCAATAAAGGAAGGGGTTGTTGATGAAACAATAGAGAATGCAAGAAAAGTTTATAGAAAGAAAAGAGATGTATTAATAGAGGCATTAGAAGAATACATGCCAAAAGGTTCTGAATGGTATAAACCTAAGGGAGGTTTGTTTGCATTTGTTTATTTACCAAAAGGTGTTGATACAACAGAAATGCTACCAACTGCTATAAACAAAGGTGTTGCATATGTTCCAGGTAGAAACTTCTTTGCAGATGGTAGTGGTGGAAATGCTATGAGGATTAACTTTAGTTATCCAAGCATTGACAAACTAAGGGAAGGAATTAAAATAATTGGGGAAACTGCTAAAGAAATGATGAAACACTAG